One Capsicum annuum cultivar UCD-10X-F1 chromosome 2, UCD10Xv1.1, whole genome shotgun sequence genomic window carries:
- the LOC107861403 gene encoding dof zinc finger protein DOF3.4, translating into MPSDVNERRVTKQQQGGAPAPEPEHLPCPRCDSINTKFCYYNNYNFSQPRHFCKACRRYWTHGGTLRDIPIGGGSRKNAKRSRTITTNSSLSSTLSPRDYQHASNPSAFLVPLTADHGGSLPFDVKPNVNMCGSFTSLLSSAQGPGGLLALGGFGLGVGVGSGIEDMGFGLGRPIWPFPGVSHSNVENNSANGTGASMLGSTWQLASGGEGGFVGATAGEIFNFPDLAISTHGNRMK; encoded by the coding sequence ATGCCTTCCGATGTTAATGAGCGAAGAGTTACCAAGCAACAGCAAGGAGGTGCACCGGCTCCAGAGCCTGAGCATCTTCCTTGTCCACGTTGTGATTCCATCAACACCAAATTCTGTTACTACAACAACTACAATTTCTCTCAGCCACGTCACTTCTGCAAAGCTTGCCGCCGTTACTGGACACACGGCGGAACTCTTCGTGACATCCCTATTGGGGGAGGAAGTCGCAAAAATGCCAAGCGGTCACGTACGATCACAACTAACAGCAGTTTGTCCTCCACGCTCTCTCCTCGAGATTACCAACACGCGTCTAACCCGTCGGCTTTCTTGGTTCCTTTAACTGCCGATCATGGGGGTTCACTACCCTTCGACGTGAAGCCGAATGTGAACATGTGTGGGAGTTTCACTTCGTTGTTGAGCAGTGCTCAAGGGCCTGGTGGGCTTTTAGCACTTGGTGGATTTGGGCTTGGAGTTGGCGTTGGGTCTGGAATTGAAGATATGGGCTTTGGTCTTGGCAGGCCCATTTGGCCGTTTCCTGGAGTTTCACATAGCAATGTTGAAAACAACAGCGCTAATGGCACTGGAGCCAGTATGTTGGGAAGCACGTGGCAGCTTGCTAGTGGAGGAGAGGGTGGCTTCGTTGGCGCAACAGCAGGGGAAATTTTTAATTTCCCTGATCTTGCTATTTCTACCCATGGAAATCGGATGAAATGA